The genomic stretch CGCGGCGTCGGCGGGTTCCGGTTCGAGGAGGCCGACTGGGGACTCGCCGATGAGGGCTTCTCGAACGGCGCGGCGACCGCCGATCTGGACAACGACGGCGACCTCGACCTGATCGTCAACAACGTCAACGCGCCCGCGTCGATCTACCGCAACGGCGCCGCCGACGCCGGGGCGACGAGCCTGAGCGTGTCGCTGGAGGGCGAGGGTGGCAACACGAGCGGCATCGGCGCGCGGGTCGAGGTGTGGACCGACAGCCTCCGCCAGACCGCCGAGGCGCAGCCGACGCGCGGCTACCTGTCGTCGGTGGACCCCCGCCTCGTTGTCGGTCTGGACGGCGTGGCTCAGGCGGCGCGCGTTCGCGTGACCTGGCCCGACGGGCGCGTGCAGACGCTCACCGACGTACCCGCCGGCCCGCTCCTCCTCCGCCAGTCCGACGCCGGTCCGCCCAGCGAGGCGCCCGCGCCGACGGCCACGCCGCGCCTGTTCGCGGAGGTCCCTGGGGCCGGCGCACCCGTGTGGCGGCACGTCGAGAACGTGTTCATCGACTTCAACCGCGAGCGGCTGATGCCCCACATGGTCTCCCGCCTCGGCCCCGCGCTGGCGGTGGCCGACGTGAACGGCGACGGCCGGGAGGATGTGTTCGTCGGCGGGGCACGGGGGCAGGCCAATGCGCTTTTCCTCCAGACCTCGGGCGGCGGCTTCGCCGAGGCGCCGGCCACCGCCTGGGCCGACCACGCCGAGGGCGAGGCCGTCGATGCGGTGTTCTTCGACGCGAACGGCGATGGCGCGCTCGACCTCTACGTGGCGACGGCGGGCAACGAGTTCCGCGGCGCGCGCGACGAGATCCGCGATCGTCTCTACCTCGGCGATGGCGCGGGTGGGTTTACGTCCGCGCCGGCGGGGGCGCTACCGGATCGCTTCGTCCACGTCGGCGCCGTGGCGGCGAGCGACTGGGACGGCGACGGCGACACGGACCTCTTCGTCGGCGGGCGCGTGGTGCCGCGGGCGTATGGCATGCCCGCGCCGAGCGCGCTCCTCGTCAACGACGGCACCGGCCGCTTCTCGGAGGCCACGGCCGATCTCGCCCCTGGCCTCGCCGAGGTGGGCATGGTCAGCCGCGCCGCCTTCGGCGACGTGGACGGTGACGGCCGTGACGACCTGATCCTGGCGGGCGAGTGGATGGCGCCGACCGTCTACCGCGCCACCGGTACCGGCTTCGAGGCGCTCGACACCGGGCTGGCCGACGACACCGGCTGGTGGACCGCCCTCGACGCGGCCGACTACGACGGCGACGGCGACCTCGACCTCGCGCTCGGCAACCTCGGTCTCAACTCGCGCCTCCGCGCCACGCCCGAGCACCCCGCCCGCCTCTGGCTCGCCGACTTCGACGGCAACGACGCGCTCGACGGCATCCTGACCTCGTTCCGCGACGGCGACGACTACCCGCTCGCGACCGTCGGCGTGCTCCAGCAGCAGTTCCCGGAGCTGCGACGGACCTACCCGACCTACACCGAGTTCGGCGCGCGGACGGTGCCGGAGCTGTTCGGCAGCCGCGCCCGCGACGCCGAGCAGCGACGCGCCACCACGTTCGCCAGCGCCGTCGCCTGGAACGACGGCACCGGCCGCTTCGCCCTCCGTCCGCTCCCCGACCTCGCCCAGATCGAGCCCGTCTACGCCATCGCCTCCGGCGACGTGGACGGCGACGGCGTGCTGGACCTCGTGCTCGGCGGCGGGCTGCTGGGCGTTCGCCCCAACCGGGGCCGGTACGATGCAGGCCACGGGCTGGCGCTGCTCGGCGATGGCGCAGGCGGCTTCGTGCCCACCGACCTCGGCGCGGGGCTCGTGCTCGACGGCGAGGTCCGCGCGCTCCGCTTCGTGGACGGCTCGCTGCTGCTGAGCGCCTCCTCCGACGGCCCGCTCCAGGCGTTCCGCGTCGGCCCCCAGGCCCTCGCATCCCGATGAAAACCGACGCGATGCCTTGCGAGATGCAGGCTGTCTCCGCGACCTTGCAGGTACGGCACAGAAGCCCAGTGGCGGTATCCCGAACGGATGGGAGGGATCTCCGAGCCGATGCACCGAGGCCGCCCGTGCTGGCGGTCAGGCCTCGCGAGTTCGGGACGGCGAGGCGTGGGAGCGGATGGCGGTAAAGCCGTCTCCGCTCGCGACTGGATACAGAAGACCCCCGACGACCCGATGACTGTGCGCCCCCTCGCTCTCCTCCTCGCCCTCGGCCTGCTCGCCGGGTGCCAGGCCCCCGACGGCCCGCCGCCGCCCGAGGCGGAGGACCCCGAACTGCTGCACGGCGCGTTCCAGCGGATCACCGACGTGATGACGTACGACATCACGAGCCCCCCGCAGGCTGCCCGCGTCTACGCCTACGTGTCGGTCGCCGCCTACGAGGCCCTCGCCCCGACCCGCCCCGACCGGGTCTCGCTCACAGGCCAGCTCCGCGACTTCGACGCGCCCCCCCCGCCCGGCGACGACGTGCATGGCCCGACGGCTGCGCTCTGGGCCGCCCTCACCGTCGGCGAGGCGCTGACGTTCTCCGACGACCGGGTGGCCGAGTACCGTGCCGAGGCCGAGCAGGCGCTCCGCGACGCTGGGCTCGGCCGCGCCCGCCTCGCCGCCTCCACGGCGCACGGGGAGGCCGTCGCCCGGCACGTGCTCGCCTGGGCCGCCGCCGACGGCTATGCCCAGACGCGCAGCGGCCCGGCCTACACCATCTCCGACGAGCCCGGCACGTGGCGCCCGACGCCGCCCGCCTACATGGACGCCATCGAGCCCAACTGGGCCACGCTGCGCCCGTTCGTGCTCGACTCGGCCGCGCAGTTCAAGCCCGAGCCGCCGCCGCCGTACTCGCTCGCGCCCGGCTCCCCCTTCCGTCAGCAGGTCGACGACGTGGTCGCGGTGACGAACGCCATGACCGAGGAGCAGCGTGCCATCGCCAGCTTCTGGGACTGCAACCCGTACGTCATGCACACGCGCGGCCACGCCATGTTCGCCACCAAGAAGATCACGCCGGGGGGCCACTGGATGGGGATCGCCGCCATCGCCAGCCGCCTCGCGGGCGACGACACGGCAGGCGCAGCCGAGGCCTACGTCCGCACCGCCCTCGCCCTAGCCGACGGCTTCCTCTCGGTGTGGGACGAGAAGTACCGCAGCCGCCTCGTTCGCCCCGAGACCGTGATCAACGAGCACATTGACGAGGACTGGGCCCCGCTTCTGCAGACGCCGCCCTTCCCCGAGTACTCCTCCGGTCACAGCGTCATCTCGGGCGCCGCCGCCGAGGCCCTCACGGCGCTCTACGGCGACGATGTCGCCTTCGACGACGACACCGAGGTGCCCTACGGGCTCCCCGTCCGCTCGTTCGGGTCGTTCCGTGAGGCGGCTGAGGAGGCGGCCATCAGTCGGCTCTATGGCGGCATCCACTACCGGATGGCCGCCGAGCGCGGCCTCGACCAGGGGCGTGGCATCGGCGCGTTCCACGTCGAGCGCCTCGACACGCGGACACCCAGCGTGGCCGGGCGGTAGCGGGACGGTCGTCTTCCGACGGGATGCGGGGCGCCCTGGCCGCCTCGGTCGTTCCGCGGAGCGCGCGCCCTGCTCGTCAGTCTCCGGAGGGACCGAAGGCCCCCGTCTCGGCTCTGCGGAAGGTCTAGATTCGAGTCTCCGATCCCACCGCGTTCGATGCGTCGCCTCGCCGTTCTCCCCCTGCTCCTCGCCACGATCCTCGCCCTGCCCGGCTGCGACAGCGGCTCCGACGCCGTGGGGGTGACGGGCACTTGGGAGGGCGTGGTCTACCGCGCCGAGATCCCCGATGCCCCCCGCTACCCGATCACGATCCGGATGCGGGACACCGGCGTGCAGATCACCGGCCAGGGGTTCGTCGAGGACCTGCCCGACGGTCGCTTCGACTTCGTCATCTACGACGGCTCCTTCCTCGACGGCAATCTGACGCTGGACATCCAGTACGACCGGGTGCCGTTCCTCGGGACCGTCGCGGGCGTGCTCACCAACGAGGATCCCGGTGAGTTCAGGGGCACCTTCGATGGCGCGGGGGACGCGCGGGGAAGCTTCATCATCGAACTGACATCACGCTAGTGATGGGGGAGGCCGGAGAGGTGTCGGCCCCGGACCTCGCCATCTGGACGTGAAAGGGCTTCCACTCGGGAAGGGAGTGGCCCTACATTGGCGGACCTTCACGGTCCATTGATCATCGTGCGCGTCTTCCTGTCGCTCCTCCTCTGTGTCGCGTTGTCGGCGTGCGGCGGCCTCGCCGGCGGCGCCGATGGGGCAGATGGCGCCTCGCCCGCCCGCGACCGCGCCGAGGCCGGGTGGGTGGACCTCTTCGACGGCGCCACGCTCGACGGCTGGCACGGCTATGCCCGAGCCGACGCGCCCGCTGCGTGGTCCGTCCAGGATGGCCTGCTGACGTTCACGCCCGGCACCGACGATGGCGGCGACCTCGTGGCCCCCGGCACCTACGGCGACTTCGAACTGGAGGTCGAGTGGAAGGTGGCCGCCTGCGGCAACTCCGGCCTCTTCTACCGCGGCGAGGAGAGCGCCGACCTGGCGCCCATCTACCGGACCTCGCTGGAAGCCCAGATCCTCGACGACACCTGCCACCCGGACGCGCGCTTCCCGAGCCACCGCGCGGGCGGCCTCTACGACCTCTACGCGCCCACCGCCCAGGTCTCACGGCCCGGCGACTGGAACACGCTGCGCATCGTCGCCGACGGAGCGCGCATCGAGCATGTCCTGAACGGCACCCGCATCGTAGACGCCGAGCAGGGCTCGGCCGACTGGAACGCCCGGATGGCGGTCAGCAAGTTCCGCGACGCCGAGGCCTTCCCCGGCTACGGCACCCGGCGCGCGGGGATCGTCGGGCTCCAGGATCACGGCGACACGCTGCAGGTCCGCACCGTTCGCATTCGCACCCTCTAACCCACCGACCACATGAGCGGGATCAAGGCCAGGCTGAGCACGATGATGTTCCTGGAGTTCTTCGTCTGGGGCGCCTGGTACACGACGGTCGCCGTCTACATGGCGGCCGAGGGCCTCGGCGACCTCACGCACTGGCCGTACACGGTCAACCCGCTCGCGGCCATCATCGCGCCGTTCTTCCTGGGGCTCGTCGCCGACCGCTACTTCGCGGCCCAGAAGGTGTTCGGCGTGCTGCACCTGATCGGCGGCGTGTTCATGCTGGTGGCTCCGAGCCTGATCGGCAACCCGACGCTGTTCATCCTGGCGCTGCTGGCCTACAACCTGGCCT from Rubrivirga sp. SAORIC476 encodes the following:
- a CDS encoding vanadium-dependent haloperoxidase, whose product is MTVRPLALLLALGLLAGCQAPDGPPPPEAEDPELLHGAFQRITDVMTYDITSPPQAARVYAYVSVAAYEALAPTRPDRVSLTGQLRDFDAPPPPGDDVHGPTAALWAALTVGEALTFSDDRVAEYRAEAEQALRDAGLGRARLAASTAHGEAVARHVLAWAAADGYAQTRSGPAYTISDEPGTWRPTPPAYMDAIEPNWATLRPFVLDSAAQFKPEPPPPYSLAPGSPFRQQVDDVVAVTNAMTEEQRAIASFWDCNPYVMHTRGHAMFATKKITPGGHWMGIAAIASRLAGDDTAGAAEAYVRTALALADGFLSVWDEKYRSRLVRPETVINEHIDEDWAPLLQTPPFPEYSSGHSVISGAAAEALTALYGDDVAFDDDTEVPYGLPVRSFGSFREAAEEAAISRLYGGIHYRMAAERGLDQGRGIGAFHVERLDTRTPSVAGR
- a CDS encoding DUF1080 domain-containing protein, coding for MRVFLSLLLCVALSACGGLAGGADGADGASPARDRAEAGWVDLFDGATLDGWHGYARADAPAAWSVQDGLLTFTPGTDDGGDLVAPGTYGDFELEVEWKVAACGNSGLFYRGEESADLAPIYRTSLEAQILDDTCHPDARFPSHRAGGLYDLYAPTAQVSRPGDWNTLRIVADGARIEHVLNGTRIVDAEQGSADWNARMAVSKFRDAEAFPGYGTRRAGIVGLQDHGDTLQVRTVRIRTL
- a CDS encoding VCBS repeat-containing protein; translation: MTRLASRFPMMRSVLVDTPRLVRGTRSEGRRGMAPPWAFAVLLLALVGCGGSDPNALFERLDPAATGVTFSNDLAESAEFNILSYLYYYNGGGVAAGDVDGDGRPDLYFTANEGPNALYLNRTEDGGPIRFEEATEAAGVAGSSDWTTGATLADVDGDGDLDLYVSALGAYKTQRGRNELFLNEGPGADGVPRFREAAAEVGLDFEGFGTQAAFFDMDHDGDLDAFLLNHAVHTDRTYAAPEKTRQRDERSGDRLYRNDAAPGETPRFVEVTEAAGIVSGISGYGLSVVPADLDGDGWTDLYVGNDFHENDFVYLNNTDGTFREVSRTALAHSSRFSMGADAGDVDGDGRADLVVLDMMPRREDIRQRSGGDDTYDIDSFKRELGYGPQVARNSLQLNRGPGPDGVPRFSDVATFSGLEATDWSWAALLADLDLDGRRDLFVTNGIWRRPNDLDYINYIADPAIQQNLAQGMGEENLALLEKMPQVAIPNEVFRGVGGFRFEEADWGLADEGFSNGAATADLDNDGDLDLIVNNVNAPASIYRNGAADAGATSLSVSLEGEGGNTSGIGARVEVWTDSLRQTAEAQPTRGYLSSVDPRLVVGLDGVAQAARVRVTWPDGRVQTLTDVPAGPLLLRQSDAGPPSEAPAPTATPRLFAEVPGAGAPVWRHVENVFIDFNRERLMPHMVSRLGPALAVADVNGDGREDVFVGGARGQANALFLQTSGGGFAEAPATAWADHAEGEAVDAVFFDANGDGALDLYVATAGNEFRGARDEIRDRLYLGDGAGGFTSAPAGALPDRFVHVGAVAASDWDGDGDTDLFVGGRVVPRAYGMPAPSALLVNDGTGRFSEATADLAPGLAEVGMVSRAAFGDVDGDGRDDLILAGEWMAPTVYRATGTGFEALDTGLADDTGWWTALDAADYDGDGDLDLALGNLGLNSRLRATPEHPARLWLADFDGNDALDGILTSFRDGDDYPLATVGVLQQQFPELRRTYPTYTEFGARTVPELFGSRARDAEQRRATTFASAVAWNDGTGRFALRPLPDLAQIEPVYAIASGDVDGDGVLDLVLGGGLLGVRPNRGRYDAGHGLALLGDGAGGFVPTDLGAGLVLDGEVRALRFVDGSLLLSASSDGPLQAFRVGPQALASR